In Alphaproteobacteria bacterium US3C007, one genomic interval encodes:
- the ugpC gene encoding sn-glycerol-3-phosphate ABC transporter ATP-binding protein UgpC, which produces MSPVLDIKNLSKNFGSIEILKNINISIDEGDFLVLVGPSGCGKSTLLNCIAGLEPISDGGIAISGQDMTHVSPKDRNIAMVFQSYALYPTMTVAKNITFGMKVRGVEKEVQAQKLQEVSRQLQIEPLLNRRPGQLSGGQRQRVAMGRALVRDPKLFLFDEPLSNLDAKLRVEMRTEIKKLHQSLGASMVYVTHDQIEAMTLATKIVVMKSGVIQQIGTPAEIYNRPANLFVADFMGSPAMNLVPASTSKTSSGFDIIIRRVGEDPLVLSDTKARDLPSEVMLGLRPEDITDGQFRNGSAKPMAPCKVSVVEPAGADTFVVLSLGGKEVTARLQAETSAEAGKSMEFCFDLNKASYFDRDTGHRLSV; this is translated from the coding sequence ATGTCACCTGTTTTGGATATCAAAAATCTATCTAAGAATTTCGGCTCAATCGAAATTTTGAAAAATATCAACATTTCTATCGATGAGGGTGATTTTCTGGTTCTCGTTGGACCCTCTGGATGCGGGAAATCGACCTTGCTCAATTGCATTGCTGGGCTCGAGCCGATCAGCGATGGTGGGATCGCGATCAGTGGGCAAGATATGACCCATGTAAGCCCTAAGGATCGTAATATCGCAATGGTGTTTCAATCCTATGCGCTCTACCCCACCATGACGGTTGCGAAAAATATCACGTTTGGCATGAAAGTGCGCGGCGTTGAAAAAGAGGTTCAGGCGCAAAAATTGCAGGAAGTGTCACGACAGCTGCAAATTGAGCCATTGTTGAACCGGCGGCCGGGGCAACTTTCTGGGGGACAACGCCAAAGGGTGGCCATGGGGCGGGCGTTGGTGCGCGATCCAAAGCTGTTTTTATTTGATGAACCCCTGTCAAACCTCGATGCCAAACTGCGCGTTGAAATGCGCACCGAGATTAAGAAGCTACACCAATCCTTAGGGGCCTCGATGGTTTATGTGACGCATGATCAGATCGAAGCGATGACCTTGGCGACCAAGATCGTTGTTATGAAAAGTGGTGTTATCCAGCAGATCGGCACGCCTGCAGAAATTTACAATCGGCCCGCAAATTTATTTGTAGCAGATTTTATGGGCTCGCCAGCGATGAATTTGGTGCCCGCTTCAACGTCAAAAACATCTTCTGGCTTTGATATTATTATCCGCCGTGTTGGAGAAGATCCGCTGGTTTTGTCAGATACCAAAGCGCGCGATCTTCCCAGCGAAGTGATGCTTGGCCTGCGACCAGAAGATATCACTGATGGTCAATTCCGCAATGGATCGGCAAAACCAATGGCGCCCTGCAAAGTGAGCGTTGTTGAGCCAGCAGGGGCCGATACATTTGTTGTTCTCAGCCTTGGCGGCAAAGAAGTTACGGCGCGGCTTCAGGCGGAAACCTCGGCCGAAGCGGGGAAGTCGATGGAGTTTTGTTTTGATCTGAATAAGGCATCTTATTTTGATCGCGATACGGGCCATCGCTTGTCTGTTTAA
- a CDS encoding NADH:flavin oxidoreductase/NADH oxidase, translating into MGSRLFSPISLADVELRNRIIVSPMCQYSADAGCATDWHLMHLGQFAVSGVGLILTEAVGVEMAGRITPGCLSLCSDAQESSLKRVFDFCQKFGHAKMGIQLAHAGRKGSTDLPWNGGKPISPNEPRGWQTDSPSAVPYAPKGWDAPAALDQAGLLRIKNAFVSAAQRADRIGFDVAELHAAHGYLLHQFLSPLSNLRADEFGGSLQGRMRFPLAVFEAVREIWPKHKALGVRLSATDWVARSSWTLAESQIFAGELKTRGCDFIDVSSAGNSPEQEIDAGPGYQTGFAAEIKRITGMPTMAVGHITDPKQAEAVLRSEQADMVALGRAMLNNPRWAWQAAESLNAKAAYPPQYRRSNKAFLALPVPGNPPVATK; encoded by the coding sequence ATGGGCAGTCGGCTTTTCTCGCCCATTTCTTTGGCAGATGTTGAACTGCGCAATCGCATCATTGTGTCACCAATGTGCCAATATAGCGCAGATGCAGGATGCGCCACGGATTGGCATTTAATGCATTTGGGGCAGTTTGCGGTGTCTGGCGTGGGGCTGATCTTGACCGAAGCGGTTGGCGTGGAGATGGCGGGCCGGATTACTCCGGGATGCCTAAGCTTGTGCTCGGATGCGCAGGAGAGCAGCTTGAAACGCGTGTTTGATTTTTGTCAAAAGTTTGGTCATGCCAAAATGGGTATACAACTTGCCCATGCTGGGCGCAAAGGATCAACGGATTTGCCCTGGAATGGTGGAAAGCCCATTTCACCAAATGAGCCGCGCGGATGGCAAACGGATAGCCCGTCGGCAGTGCCGTATGCGCCTAAAGGGTGGGACGCGCCAGCCGCGTTGGATCAAGCTGGGCTGCTGCGGATCAAGAATGCCTTTGTAAGCGCCGCGCAGCGCGCTGACCGCATCGGGTTTGATGTTGCTGAACTGCATGCCGCGCATGGGTATTTGTTGCATCAATTTCTTTCGCCCTTAAGCAACCTGCGTGCGGATGAGTTTGGAGGAAGTTTGCAAGGCCGAATGCGGTTTCCTTTGGCGGTGTTCGAGGCTGTGCGCGAAATCTGGCCAAAACATAAGGCTTTGGGCGTTCGGCTTTCGGCTACTGATTGGGTCGCCCGCTCAAGCTGGACGCTCGCCGAGTCGCAGATCTTTGCCGGAGAATTGAAAACCCGTGGCTGCGATTTCATCGATGTGTCAAGCGCGGGGAATTCGCCAGAGCAAGAGATAGATGCCGGCCCAGGCTATCAAACCGGGTTTGCCGCGGAAATTAAGCGGATAACCGGTATGCCGACAATGGCGGTTGGTCATATCACGGATCCAAAACAGGCCGAGGCGGTGCTGCGTTCGGAGCAGGCTGATATGGTTGCGCTTGGACGCGCGATGTTAAACAATCCGCGTTGGGCATGGCAGGCGGCAGAAAGCCTGAATGCGAAAGCAGCATATCCCCCTCAATATAGGCGCTCGAACAAAGCCTTTTTAGCTTTGCCGGTGCCGGGAAACCCGCCGGTTGCCACAAAATGA
- a CDS encoding SDR family oxidoreductase → MGFQTNLCKDLKVLVTAGGNGIGRVIAESFASYGAKIHICDADNAALADVKASQPEWGRSHCDIAYEKQVARLFEEATTEMGGLDVLVNNAGIAGPTGAIEDIESSKWRDTVDVNLNGQFYCTKYAMPLLKRSQNASIICISSVAGRLGYGYRTPYSATKWAIIGLVKSLAIELGPSGIRANALLPGIVEGPRMQKVIADRAAALELSYQDMEQDYLNKISLRRMVSAQDVAEQAIFLASPLGRNISGQAISICGNVETL, encoded by the coding sequence ATGGGCTTTCAGACGAATTTATGTAAAGATTTAAAAGTCTTGGTCACGGCGGGTGGCAACGGGATTGGGCGGGTGATTGCGGAAAGTTTTGCCTCTTATGGTGCTAAGATCCATATCTGCGACGCAGATAACGCAGCCTTGGCTGATGTGAAAGCCAGCCAACCCGAGTGGGGCCGCAGCCATTGCGATATCGCCTATGAAAAGCAGGTGGCGCGATTATTTGAAGAGGCAACCACTGAAATGGGCGGCCTTGACGTTTTGGTGAACAACGCCGGCATTGCAGGCCCAACCGGCGCCATAGAAGATATTGAAAGCAGCAAATGGCGCGACACCGTGGATGTAAATCTTAATGGTCAATTTTACTGCACAAAATACGCGATGCCGTTGCTGAAGCGGTCTCAGAACGCCTCGATTATCTGCATATCATCGGTTGCAGGGCGCTTAGGCTATGGCTATCGAACGCCCTATTCTGCCACCAAATGGGCCATCATTGGTTTGGTGAAAAGTTTGGCAATCGAATTGGGCCCAAGCGGAATACGCGCCAACGCATTATTGCCGGGCATCGTCGAGGGCCCAAGAATGCAAAAAGTGATTGCTGATCGCGCCGCTGCGCTAGAGCTTTCGTATCAAGATATGGAGCAAGACTACCTGAATAAAATATCGCTCCGACGCATGGTCAGCGCGCAAGATGTTGCCGAGCAAGCCATCTTTCTTGCCTCGCCTCTTGGGCGCAACATATCCGGACAAGCGATCAGTATTTGTGGCAATGTAGAAACATTGTGA
- a CDS encoding 3-keto-5-aminohexanoate cleavage protein has translation MSKPNRNVIITCAVTGAIHTPSMSPYLPVTPDEITAAAIAAAEAGASILHLHARDPDTGKPSQDPYVFEQFLPRIKQATDAVINITTGGSPHMSVAERMQPATTFQPEVASLNMGSMNFGLYPMLDRFDHFTHTWERENLENSRDLVFKNTFQDIETILRIGNENGTRFEFECYDISHLYNLAHFVDRGLAKTPLFIQSVFGLLGGIGAHPEDLMHMKRTADRLFGSEYQWSILGAGRHQMPLAAMGAAQGANVRVGLEDSLWIAPKELAKSNADQVTKMRQILEGLSLNIATPAQTREMLALKGADRVNF, from the coding sequence ATGAGCAAACCAAACCGTAATGTAATTATAACCTGCGCCGTGACTGGTGCGATCCACACACCCAGCATGTCACCTTATTTACCGGTGACGCCAGATGAAATCACAGCCGCTGCGATTGCAGCCGCTGAAGCGGGAGCGTCAATTTTACATCTGCATGCGCGGGATCCTGATACCGGTAAACCTAGCCAAGACCCCTACGTTTTTGAACAATTTCTGCCGCGGATAAAACAAGCAACAGATGCCGTCATCAACATCACCACCGGAGGCAGTCCGCATATGAGCGTGGCGGAGCGGATGCAACCGGCCACAACCTTTCAGCCAGAAGTGGCGTCTTTGAATATGGGATCAATGAATTTTGGGCTTTATCCTATGCTAGACCGCTTTGATCACTTCACCCATACATGGGAACGCGAAAATCTAGAAAACTCTCGCGACCTTGTCTTCAAAAACACCTTCCAAGACATCGAAACAATCCTGCGTATCGGCAATGAAAATGGCACGCGCTTTGAATTTGAATGCTACGATATTTCGCATCTGTATAATCTGGCGCATTTCGTTGATCGCGGTTTGGCCAAAACGCCTTTATTTATTCAATCTGTTTTTGGCCTGCTTGGCGGTATTGGCGCGCATCCTGAAGATCTGATGCATATGAAGCGCACCGCGGATCGCTTATTTGGATCAGAGTATCAATGGTCAATCCTCGGGGCCGGGCGCCATCAAATGCCATTGGCGGCCATGGGCGCTGCACAGGGGGCAAATGTGCGCGTCGGGTTAGAAGATTCCTTATGGATCGCGCCTAAAGAATTGGCAAAATCCAACGCAGATCAAGTTACCAAAATGCGGCAAATTCTCGAAGGCCTTTCTTTGAATATCGCCACTCCTGCGCAGACAAGAGAGATGCTGGCTTTAAAAGGCGCTGACCGGGTAAATTTTTAA
- a CDS encoding 3-hydroxyacyl-CoA dehydrogenase yields MQNSEPVSRNLENQCKTVAIIGAGLIGCGWAIVFARAGWRVNLYDLHQHALVAAQDTIAAQLNLLKAHHLCSETSEIQSHIHCVTKLQAAVQGADYIQECGPENLDEKCKIFRELDEITPPEAILASSSSGLMTSQFTADLSGRHRALVAHPVNPPHLVPLVEISSAEWNDQNTIKTVHQIMTSIGQTPITLHKEIPGFVLNRLQGALLNEALRLSQAGIASAEDIDKTIRDGLGMRWSFMGPFETIDLNAPGGLADYAARYGAMYRAMAEPPLASPDWSKAAIDKIAQERRAALDIKDLNLRQYWRDARLAALAAHKQKQDR; encoded by the coding sequence ATGCAAAACTCCGAGCCCGTCTCAAGAAACCTAGAAAATCAGTGTAAAACAGTAGCGATTATCGGGGCGGGGCTGATTGGCTGCGGATGGGCAATTGTATTTGCCCGCGCTGGGTGGCGCGTAAATTTATACGATCTTCACCAGCACGCGCTTGTTGCAGCGCAAGACACCATTGCAGCGCAGCTTAATTTGCTTAAAGCCCATCATCTATGCTCAGAGACAAGCGAAATTCAATCGCATATTCACTGCGTAACCAAGCTCCAAGCTGCCGTTCAAGGCGCTGATTACATTCAGGAATGCGGACCTGAAAATTTAGATGAAAAATGCAAGATATTTAGAGAGCTGGATGAAATCACTCCTCCAGAGGCCATATTGGCCAGCTCAAGCTCAGGCCTGATGACCTCACAATTTACGGCAGATCTTTCCGGACGACATCGCGCTTTGGTTGCGCATCCGGTAAATCCACCCCATCTGGTGCCACTTGTCGAAATTTCCTCTGCCGAATGGAACGATCAGAATACCATTAAAACCGTCCATCAAATTATGACATCTATCGGCCAAACCCCCATTACATTGCATAAAGAAATACCCGGCTTTGTGCTCAACCGTCTGCAAGGCGCGCTGCTCAATGAAGCGTTGCGCCTCTCGCAAGCCGGGATCGCCTCAGCTGAGGATATCGATAAAACAATCCGCGATGGGTTGGGCATGCGCTGGTCCTTTATGGGGCCATTTGAAACCATCGATTTAAACGCACCCGGCGGGTTGGCCGATTATGCGGCCCGTTACGGCGCGATGTATCGCGCAATGGCAGAGCCCCCTCTGGCAAGCCCTGATTGGAGCAAAGCGGCTATTGATAAAATAGCGCAGGAAAGACGCGCTGCGCTGGATATAAAGGATCTGAACCTGCGCCAGTACTGGCGTGATGCGCGTTTGGCCGCGCTTGCCGCGCATAAACAAAAACAGGATCGCTAA
- a CDS encoding AEC family transporter encodes MSLLFSVSEVVAPVFILAAIGFLWVKLGFEYRVQFVTRLSMSLGVPCLIFTALMQTKIDAGFLQITVFASILAYALVTVAGFALVKLAGLDLRTYLGPLIFGNTGNVGLPLAFFAFGDEGFGYAVVIFAIMGMYSFTAGIWIVSGGGSLFKIVKEPLVSATFLGALFLWQGWETPPFLTNTLELIGQMAIPLMLITLGVAVARLTPGRVSKVAWLALIKYAGCLICACAAGWWFNLPDIAFAVLVLQVTTPVAVTSYMLAEKYGADSQAVAGLVVISTLFSVALIPITLAVLIA; translated from the coding sequence ATGTCTCTTCTTTTCTCTGTTTCAGAAGTTGTGGCGCCGGTTTTTATTCTGGCGGCTATAGGGTTTTTATGGGTGAAGCTGGGGTTTGAGTATCGGGTGCAGTTTGTTACCCGCCTGTCTATGAGTTTGGGTGTGCCTTGTTTAATTTTTACCGCGCTGATGCAAACGAAAATCGACGCTGGGTTTTTACAGATCACCGTATTTGCAAGCATTCTGGCCTACGCATTGGTAACAGTGGCGGGATTTGCTTTGGTCAAGTTGGCGGGCTTGGATCTGCGTACCTATTTGGGACCATTAATTTTTGGAAATACCGGGAATGTGGGCCTTCCGTTGGCATTTTTCGCTTTCGGCGATGAAGGTTTTGGCTATGCAGTTGTGATCTTTGCAATTATGGGCATGTATTCTTTCACGGCAGGAATTTGGATCGTGTCTGGGGGCGGTTCACTCTTTAAAATCGTAAAAGAGCCGCTGGTCTCGGCCACGTTTTTAGGTGCGCTGTTTCTGTGGCAGGGCTGGGAGACGCCGCCGTTTTTGACCAATACCCTTGAATTGATCGGGCAAATGGCGATTCCGTTAATGCTGATTACGCTTGGGGTAGCGGTGGCGCGTTTAACGCCAGGGCGTGTTTCAAAAGTGGCGTGGTTGGCGCTTATCAAATATGCCGGATGTTTGATCTGCGCTTGTGCGGCGGGATGGTGGTTTAATTTACCCGATATTGCCTTTGCCGTTTTGGTGCTGCAAGTCACAACGCCGGTCGCTGTGACATCGTATATGTTGGCAGAGAAATACGGTGCCGATTCACAAGCGGTTGCCGGGTTGGTGGTTATCTCAACGCTGTTCTCGGTAGCTTTGATTCCGATTACTTTGGCCGTTTTGATCGCTTAA
- a CDS encoding Gfo/Idh/MocA family oxidoreductase: MFMYEALLRRAKSQSPIRVGLIGAGKFGSMFLAQVPNTPGLEVVAIADLFPDQAKATCASIGWSKELIAQTSFSDDAVEMMQSVELDVIVEATGDPIVGITHARQAIANRRHIVMVNVEADVLAGSFLAQEAEAAGVVYSMAYGDQPALTCELVDWARSSGFRVIAAGKGTKYLPSYHMSTPDTVWDHYGLTSSQAEAAGMNSKMFNSFLDGTKSALEMAAISNATGLAAPSQGLAFPPAGMDDLAHVLRPRAEGGQLELSGQVEVVSSVERDGRPVFRDLRWGVYVVLEAPTEYAAACFRQYGMNTDESGRYSAMYKPFHLIGLELNISILSAALLNSPTGRTKGFHADVVAVAKRDLSAGERLDGEGGYTVWGKLLPARTSLEMGALPIGLAHNVTLKTNIAAGACLRWDDIDIDARLEAVQIRKKMQPIRADHVSEV, from the coding sequence ATGTTTATGTATGAGGCGTTGCTGCGCCGCGCAAAAAGCCAATCTCCTATTCGCGTTGGTCTTATTGGGGCGGGAAAATTTGGCTCAATGTTTTTGGCGCAAGTGCCCAATACACCAGGCCTTGAGGTGGTGGCAATTGCGGACCTATTCCCAGATCAAGCAAAGGCGACTTGTGCGTCAATTGGCTGGTCGAAGGAGTTAATCGCCCAAACAAGTTTCTCAGACGATGCGGTTGAAATGATGCAAAGCGTCGAGCTTGATGTGATCGTTGAAGCCACTGGAGATCCAATTGTGGGGATCACGCATGCGCGCCAAGCGATTGCCAACCGTCGTCATATTGTGATGGTAAATGTGGAAGCCGATGTGCTTGCGGGAAGTTTTCTAGCGCAAGAAGCCGAAGCGGCGGGGGTTGTTTATTCGATGGCCTATGGCGATCAGCCTGCGCTGACATGCGAATTGGTGGATTGGGCCAGATCTAGCGGGTTTCGTGTGATCGCTGCGGGCAAAGGAACCAAGTATTTACCCTCTTATCATATGTCTACACCAGACACTGTGTGGGACCATTATGGGTTAACGTCCAGCCAGGCGGAAGCGGCAGGTATGAACAGTAAGATGTTCAATTCCTTTTTAGATGGAACCAAATCCGCATTAGAAATGGCGGCGATTTCAAATGCCACCGGATTGGCGGCGCCCAGTCAGGGCTTGGCCTTCCCACCTGCGGGTATGGATGATTTGGCGCATGTGCTGCGACCGCGGGCTGAAGGCGGGCAATTGGAGTTGAGCGGACAGGTTGAAGTGGTGTCCTCTGTTGAACGGGATGGCAGGCCCGTGTTCCGTGATTTGCGCTGGGGTGTCTACGTTGTTCTGGAAGCCCCGACCGAGTATGCCGCCGCTTGTTTTCGCCAATATGGTATGAATACAGACGAGTCAGGCCGCTATTCGGCGATGTATAAGCCCTTTCATTTAATTGGATTAGAGTTAAATATTTCGATTCTGTCCGCGGCTCTGCTCAATAGCCCAACGGGCAGAACCAAGGGGTTTCATGCCGACGTGGTGGCGGTAGCGAAGCGTGACCTCAGCGCCGGAGAGAGGCTGGATGGCGAGGGCGGTTATACCGTTTGGGGTAAGTTATTGCCCGCGCGCACATCGCTGGAGATGGGTGCGCTTCCAATTGGTTTGGCGCATAATGTAACGCTCAAAACCAATATTGCCGCCGGCGCGTGCCTTCGGTGGGACGATATCGATATTGACGCCCGCCTTGAGGCTGTGCAAATCCGCAAGAAAATGCAACCAATCCGCGCGGATCATGTAAGCGAGGTTTAA
- a CDS encoding methylenetetrahydrofolate reductase → MSTPEISFEFFPPASLKDSFRLWNTINALEGFQPKFISITYGTGNKPRALTQDLVETLLEHKDLTVAAHLTCVDMSAESTLNLVRSLAAKGLKDIVALRGDPAPDHGGAFRPHPLGYQTSCEMIAALKNLGGFKIRAAAYPQGHPESRSQAADLDWLKRKFEAGANEAITQFFFEADDFLRFRDACVKSGIDAPIIPGILPIENWIKTRNFAKKCGVSVPLWLEEAFERATRDGRHDLLSTAIGTELCDTLRSEGVDTLHFYTLNRPELTRDICLALGLTAKPSLKAVA, encoded by the coding sequence ATGAGCACGCCTGAAATATCATTTGAATTTTTTCCTCCAGCCTCTTTGAAAGACTCGTTTCGCCTTTGGAACACGATCAACGCGCTGGAAGGGTTTCAACCGAAATTTATCTCAATCACTTATGGAACCGGAAATAAACCGCGCGCCCTGACGCAAGATTTGGTGGAAACGCTTTTAGAACATAAAGATCTGACAGTGGCCGCGCATTTAACCTGCGTGGATATGAGCGCTGAAAGCACCTTGAATTTGGTAAGGAGTCTTGCGGCAAAGGGGTTGAAAGATATCGTTGCTCTGCGAGGCGATCCGGCGCCTGATCATGGCGGCGCGTTTCGCCCCCACCCTTTGGGCTATCAGACAAGTTGCGAGATGATCGCTGCTCTGAAAAATCTGGGCGGTTTCAAAATAAGAGCCGCGGCCTATCCTCAAGGGCACCCCGAAAGCAGAAGCCAAGCTGCCGATCTTGATTGGTTGAAGCGCAAATTTGAAGCAGGCGCTAATGAAGCGATCACGCAATTCTTCTTTGAAGCGGATGACTTTCTGCGCTTTCGCGATGCTTGCGTGAAATCTGGGATCGACGCCCCTATAATTCCGGGCATTTTACCCATCGAAAACTGGATAAAAACCCGCAACTTCGCAAAGAAATGCGGCGTCAGCGTGCCGTTATGGCTAGAAGAAGCTTTTGAGCGCGCCACGCGCGATGGCCGGCATGATTTATTATCCACCGCGATCGGTACCGAGCTTTGCGATACTTTGCGCTCGGAAGGCGTCGATACTTTGCATTTCTACACGCTTAATCGACCAGAACTGACGCGCGATATTTGCCTTGCCCTGGGCCTGACGGCAAAACCCTCTCTCAAAGCGGTCGCCTGA
- a CDS encoding LysR family transcriptional regulator, translated as MHIEFRHLRTIKAIEEAGGLAKAADMLHITQSALSHQIKGLEDQAGVELFVRRSKPMRLSAAGQRLLRTANKILPEIDALQAEFASLRGGRAGRLHIAIECHACFEWLFPVLESFRKNWGDVDVDIRPGLAFDALPALQKEDVDLVVSSDPDDLPGIEFVPLFDYAPVFVAARSHPLAKKPFIEAKDFAEQTLITYPVERSRLDLFSQLLIPAKVEPKAIRQAELTAVILLLVVSNRGVAVLPDWVVREVQYNSDYVTRPLTESGITRRLYAAVRTPDLQKPFFADLIDLAGKEARRLQSA; from the coding sequence ATGCACATTGAGTTTCGCCATTTAAGAACGATAAAGGCGATAGAAGAGGCCGGTGGTTTGGCCAAAGCCGCGGATATGCTGCATATAACCCAATCCGCTCTAAGCCATCAGATCAAGGGTTTAGAAGATCAGGCCGGGGTTGAATTATTCGTGCGGCGTTCAAAACCGATGCGTTTATCCGCAGCGGGTCAACGCTTGTTGCGCACGGCCAACAAGATTTTGCCCGAGATCGACGCCTTGCAGGCAGAATTTGCCAGTTTGCGGGGCGGGCGCGCAGGGCGGTTGCATATTGCGATTGAATGCCATGCCTGTTTTGAATGGCTGTTTCCGGTCTTAGAGTCTTTTCGGAAAAACTGGGGCGATGTTGATGTTGATATTCGGCCTGGCTTGGCATTTGATGCCTTGCCGGCGCTGCAAAAAGAAGATGTTGATCTTGTTGTGTCTTCCGATCCCGATGACCTTCCGGGAATTGAATTTGTGCCATTATTTGATTACGCGCCCGTCTTTGTGGCGGCGCGATCGCATCCTTTGGCAAAAAAACCTTTTATTGAGGCGAAGGATTTTGCAGAGCAAACCTTGATCACCTATCCTGTTGAACGCAGCCGCTTGGACCTGTTCAGTCAATTATTAATCCCTGCGAAAGTCGAACCCAAAGCCATTCGACAGGCAGAGCTGACAGCGGTTATTCTTTTGTTGGTTGTTTCAAATCGTGGGGTTGCGGTTTTGCCAGATTGGGTGGTGCGCGAGGTCCAGTATAATTCGGATTATGTCACGCGGCCGCTGACCGAAAGTGGGATAACCCGCCGCCTTTACGCAGCCGTGCGCACGCCCGATTTGCAAAAGCCTTTCTTCGCCGACCTTATCGATTTGGCCGGAAAAGAAGCGCGGCGGCTTCAAAGCGCCTAA
- a CDS encoding cold-shock protein produces MPNGTVKWFNTTKGYGFIAPDDGGKDVFVHISALEQSGLTGLADNQKISFELQEGRDGRQMASELKPL; encoded by the coding sequence ATGCCGAATGGTACCGTGAAATGGTTTAATACCACAAAAGGCTACGGCTTCATTGCACCTGACGATGGCGGAAAAGACGTTTTCGTTCATATTTCTGCATTGGAGCAATCGGGCTTAACCGGATTGGCTGATAATCAAAAGATCAGCTTTGAACTGCAAGAAGGACGTGACGGACGCCAAATGGCGTCAGAGTTGAAGCCTTTATAA
- a CDS encoding ArsC/Spx/MgsR family protein, translating into MNENVFSAIVRCNEAVAFCGIKPFHGTIRHAPCLLLKFAPMRGCSFRQFGGFSSDNGFCVALRHDKLERSCFKNQEKPVHLRKLLQNFAEKGVEMRIFGLKNCDTCRKAVKLLDGYRFFDVRVDLIPDEILDAALQEFGDDLVNKKSTTWRNLSSDERAMPPRDLLRLHPAVMKRPLIETHEQKLYLSWSAKTQAALL; encoded by the coding sequence ATGAACGAAAACGTCTTTTCCGCCATCGTCAGGTGCAATGAAGCCGTAGCCTTTTGTGGTATTAAACCATTTCACGGTACCATTCGGCATGCCCCGTGTCTCCTTCTAAAGTTTGCCCCTATGCGGGGGTGTTCGTTCCGCCAGTTTGGCGGCTTCTCAAGCGACAACGGTTTCTGTGTCGCTTTAAGACATGATAAATTGGAACGGAGCTGCTTTAAAAATCAAGAAAAACCTGTTCATTTACGAAAACTTCTGCAAAATTTCGCTGAAAAAGGCGTTGAAATGAGAATATTCGGTTTAAAAAACTGCGATACTTGCCGAAAAGCAGTTAAGTTATTGGATGGCTATCGGTTTTTTGATGTGCGTGTCGATTTGATTCCTGACGAAATTCTAGACGCTGCTTTGCAAGAATTTGGCGATGATTTGGTCAATAAAAAATCTACAACCTGGCGTAATTTATCGTCGGACGAGCGGGCAATGCCACCGCGCGATTTGTTACGCCTTCACCCCGCAGTGATGAAGCGCCCCCTAATTGAGACACACGAGCAGAAACTTTACCTCAGTTGGAGCGCGAAAACGCAAGCTGCGTTGCTTTAA
- a CDS encoding DoxX family protein, producing the protein MIQLIQIMNSFAGRLAAKVPNLCLLARFVFAAVLLVYFWASGLSKLGAGLLGLFHPSAGAYVQIFPKQMEAFGYDPSQFGLFHDLVVLIGVLSEFLIPLMITIGLLTRYAALGMIAFIAVQTATDLFGHGVLEDPTTLGKWFDRSSSSVIMDQRLLWLFVLFYLVRHGGGVLSLDQWLSSRKV; encoded by the coding sequence ATGATCCAACTTATTCAAATTATGAACTCTTTTGCAGGCAGGCTGGCAGCGAAAGTACCCAATCTGTGCTTATTGGCAAGATTTGTATTTGCGGCGGTGCTTTTGGTTTATTTTTGGGCATCAGGCCTCAGCAAACTCGGTGCGGGGTTACTGGGGCTGTTCCACCCATCAGCTGGCGCATATGTTCAAATCTTCCCAAAACAAATGGAAGCCTTTGGCTATGATCCTAGCCAGTTTGGCCTATTTCACGACCTGGTCGTTTTAATAGGTGTTCTGTCAGAATTCCTCATTCCACTGATGATTACAATCGGCCTGCTCACCCGATATGCCGCGTTGGGCATGATTGCCTTCATAGCCGTACAAACCGCAACTGATCTATTTGGTCACGGGGTGCTTGAGGATCCCACCACTTTGGGCAAATGGTTTGACCGCAGTTCTTCTTCTGTGATTATGGACCAAAGGCTGCTTTGGCTGTTTGTGTTGTTCTATCTCGTCAGACACGGAGGCGGAGTTCTTTCGCTTGACCAGTGGCTAAGCTCACGCAAGGTTTAA